A DNA window from Longimicrobiaceae bacterium contains the following coding sequences:
- a CDS encoding ABC transporter ATP-binding protein produces the protein MASTRMHTGRRSPPRAGGGPSWGDRIRAVRNVPPFLRMVWGTHRGYTLGIAALRLVRAFVPIATLWVGKTIVDTVVEATRTGVPDWRQLTELVLLEFAIVALGEVAARTGTLLESLLGDLFSNRMSVRLMEHAATLDLEHFEDPRFYDRLERARRQTVGRIALLSQLFGLAQDVVTLLTLVGTLLAFSPLLFALLVLAVIPSFVGETHFAALGYSLLYQWTPERRKLDYYRLVAASDKTAKEIKLFGLSPWLIREYRELADRFYDANRKLAVRRNLASTGLSLVSTLGYYAAFGTIVYRTVLGILTLGDLTLLAGAFSRSRDLIQRMLLATSDLYEQALYLDDLFVFLGMRPRIARPEAPLPVPVPARDGFEFRDVWFRYPAAKEEGTAGSGDGDGRGPPPPDDPSWVLRGVSFRIRPGERVALVGENGAGKTTVTKLIVRLYEPDRGEILLDGEPLSAYDPEELHRQVGVIFQDFVRYDMRAEENIAVGRIAALMDDPAAATARVEDAAGRSLAAEVIEALPERYRTMLGRRFEGGVDLSGGQWQKVALGRAYMRDAQLLILDEPTAALDARAEYEVFRRFADLTEGKMAILISHRFSTVRMADRIVVLEHGRVLEEGTHEELLRLEGRYAELFGLQAAGYR, from the coding sequence ATGGCGAGCACGCGGATGCACACCGGCCGGCGGAGCCCTCCCCGCGCGGGAGGCGGCCCCTCGTGGGGGGACCGCATCCGCGCCGTGCGCAACGTCCCGCCGTTCCTGCGGATGGTGTGGGGCACCCACCGTGGCTACACGCTGGGGATCGCGGCGCTGCGCCTGGTGCGGGCCTTCGTCCCCATCGCCACGCTGTGGGTGGGGAAGACCATCGTGGACACGGTGGTGGAGGCCACGCGCACCGGGGTCCCGGACTGGAGGCAGCTGACGGAGCTGGTGCTGCTGGAGTTCGCCATCGTGGCGCTGGGGGAGGTCGCGGCGCGTACGGGGACGCTGCTGGAGTCGCTGCTAGGGGACCTGTTCTCCAACCGGATGAGCGTCCGCCTGATGGAGCACGCGGCCACGCTGGACCTGGAGCACTTCGAGGACCCCCGCTTCTACGACCGGCTGGAGCGCGCCCGCCGCCAGACGGTGGGGCGCATCGCCCTGCTGAGCCAGCTCTTCGGGCTGGCCCAGGACGTGGTGACGCTGCTCACCCTGGTGGGGACGCTGCTCGCCTTCTCCCCCCTCCTCTTCGCCCTGCTGGTGCTGGCGGTGATCCCCTCCTTCGTGGGGGAGACGCACTTCGCCGCGCTGGGGTACTCGCTGCTCTACCAGTGGACGCCGGAGCGGCGGAAGCTGGACTACTACCGCCTGGTGGCGGCCTCGGACAAGACGGCCAAGGAGATCAAGCTCTTCGGCCTCTCTCCCTGGCTGATCCGCGAGTACCGCGAGCTGGCGGACCGCTTCTACGACGCCAACCGGAAGCTCGCCGTCCGCCGCAACCTGGCGAGCACCGGCCTGTCGCTGGTCTCCACGCTGGGGTACTACGCGGCGTTCGGCACCATCGTGTACCGCACCGTGCTGGGGATCCTCACGCTGGGCGACCTGACGCTCCTGGCCGGGGCCTTCTCCCGCTCGCGCGACCTGATCCAGCGGATGCTCCTGGCGACGAGCGACCTGTACGAGCAGGCCCTCTACCTGGACGACCTGTTCGTCTTCCTGGGGATGCGGCCGCGGATCGCACGCCCGGAGGCGCCGCTCCCGGTGCCGGTGCCGGCCCGCGATGGGTTCGAGTTCCGGGACGTCTGGTTCCGGTACCCGGCGGCGAAGGAAGAGGGGACGGCCGGCAGCGGCGATGGGGATGGCCGGGGCCCGCCGCCTCCCGACGATCCGTCGTGGGTGCTGCGGGGGGTGTCGTTCCGCATCCGGCCGGGGGAGCGGGTGGCGCTGGTGGGGGAGAACGGGGCGGGGAAGACCACCGTCACCAAGCTGATCGTCCGCCTGTACGAGCCCGACCGCGGGGAGATCCTGCTGGACGGGGAGCCGCTCTCGGCCTACGACCCGGAGGAGCTGCACCGGCAGGTGGGCGTCATCTTCCAGGACTTCGTGCGCTACGACATGCGCGCGGAGGAGAACATCGCGGTGGGGCGGATCGCCGCGCTGATGGACGATCCCGCCGCGGCGACGGCGCGGGTGGAGGATGCGGCGGGGCGCTCGCTGGCGGCGGAGGTGATCGAGGCGCTCCCGGAGCGCTACCGCACCATGCTGGGGCGCCGCTTCGAGGGCGGAGTGGACCTGTCCGGCGGCCAGTGGCAGAAGGTGGCGCTGGGCCGCGCCTACATGCGCGACGCGCAGCTCCTCATCCTGGACGAGCCCACCGCGGCGCTGGACGCGCGGGCGGAGTACGAGGTGTTCCGCCGCTTCGCGGACCTCACCGAGGGGAAGATGGCGATCCTGATCTCACACCGCTTCTCAACGGTGCGCATGGCCGACCGGATCGTGGTGCTGGAGCACGGGCGCGTGCTGGAGGAGGGGACGCACGAGGAGCTGCTGCGGCTGGAGGGGCGCTACGCGGAGCTGTTCGGCCTGCAGGCGGCGGGGTACCGGTGA